From Pseudovibrio sp. Tun.PSC04-5.I4, a single genomic window includes:
- a CDS encoding bifunctional (p)ppGpp synthetase/guanosine-3',5'-bis(diphosphate) 3'-pyrophosphohydrolase, translating to MMRQYELVEKVTSYNPNADEALLNKAYVYAMQKHGTQTRASGDPYISHPLEVAAILTDLKLDDATIAVALLHDTIEDTDATRAEIDRMFGEEIGKLVEGLTKIQRLDLVSRKAKQAENFRKLLLAIADDVRVLLVKLADRLHNMRTLHHMREDKRVRIAEETMEIYAPLAGRMGMQDIREELEDISFNTLYPDARETIRERLTILHSKNESLITDIEEDLTQRLAEQGISARISGREKRAYSIFRKMEEKSLGFEQLSDIYGFRAIVPNLEDCYHVLGVIHTAWPCVPGRFKDYISTPKQNDYRSIHTTVVGPKRQRVELQIRTQAMHRIAENGIAAHALYKDGVTGGRNIQSMTAESRAYGWLRGTIDLLAQGESPEEFLEHTKLELFHDQVFCFTPKGRLIALPRGATPIDFAYAVHTDVGNTCVGCKVNGRISSLVTELANGDEVDIVRSQAQTPPPAWENIAVTGKARSAIRKATRASARQQYGGLGKHVLERAFSHAGKDFDEAALEAHIKKFSMENTLDLLVAVGRGDIPASTVLEVAYPDYAPAQSAERSPSSPPAAGTASEGWFDLDKGSSVKFKIPEGSAQASESGSLPIRGMSGSLPVRFAPSGGAVPGDRIVGILTPGVGITIYPIQSPDLKEFDDQPERWLDVRWDIDPNAPERFPAQISVFAVNEPGSLAAITKVIGDHRGNIDNIKMIRKASDFHEMLIDLEVWDLKHLNLILNQLRAKPNVSESQRVNG from the coding sequence ATGATGCGTCAATACGAACTTGTTGAAAAAGTAACGAGCTACAATCCAAACGCGGATGAGGCCTTACTCAACAAGGCATATGTTTATGCCATGCAAAAGCATGGTACCCAGACCCGAGCGTCTGGCGATCCATACATCTCCCATCCCTTGGAAGTTGCAGCGATCCTCACAGATCTGAAGCTGGACGACGCAACGATTGCTGTCGCCCTCCTTCATGACACGATTGAGGATACCGACGCGACACGCGCCGAGATTGACCGCATGTTTGGCGAGGAAATCGGCAAACTGGTTGAGGGACTGACTAAGATCCAGCGCTTGGATCTGGTTTCCAGAAAAGCAAAACAAGCAGAAAACTTCCGTAAATTGCTTTTGGCGATTGCTGATGATGTCCGCGTTTTGCTGGTTAAACTGGCTGACCGCCTGCACAACATGCGTACACTCCACCACATGCGAGAGGACAAACGTGTCCGCATCGCGGAAGAGACCATGGAGATTTACGCGCCCCTTGCTGGCCGCATGGGTATGCAGGACATCCGCGAAGAATTGGAAGACATCTCATTTAACACGCTTTACCCGGACGCACGCGAAACCATTCGCGAGCGCCTGACGATCCTGCATAGCAAGAACGAAAGTTTGATCACCGATATTGAGGAGGATCTGACCCAACGCCTTGCTGAGCAAGGCATCTCAGCGCGGATCAGTGGCCGTGAAAAACGCGCCTACTCCATTTTCCGTAAGATGGAAGAGAAATCACTGGGCTTTGAGCAACTTTCAGATATCTACGGCTTCCGTGCCATCGTTCCTAATCTGGAAGACTGTTACCACGTACTGGGCGTCATACATACTGCGTGGCCTTGTGTTCCCGGTCGGTTTAAAGACTACATCTCCACACCGAAACAGAACGATTACAGGTCCATTCACACCACCGTAGTGGGACCAAAGCGCCAGCGCGTTGAATTGCAGATCCGCACCCAAGCCATGCACCGCATCGCCGAAAACGGCATTGCCGCCCACGCGCTTTATAAAGACGGCGTTACCGGTGGCCGTAACATTCAGTCCATGACTGCGGAATCCCGTGCCTATGGTTGGCTTCGAGGCACCATTGACCTTCTGGCACAAGGCGAATCCCCGGAAGAGTTCCTAGAGCATACAAAACTCGAGCTGTTCCACGATCAGGTCTTCTGCTTCACACCAAAGGGTCGCCTGATTGCTCTTCCACGCGGCGCAACACCAATCGACTTCGCCTACGCAGTTCACACAGATGTCGGCAACACCTGCGTTGGCTGTAAAGTAAATGGCCGCATATCCTCGCTGGTAACTGAACTGGCAAACGGCGATGAAGTGGATATTGTCCGCTCGCAAGCTCAAACACCTCCACCTGCCTGGGAGAACATTGCCGTTACAGGCAAGGCACGCTCTGCAATCCGCAAAGCAACCAGAGCTTCCGCGCGCCAGCAATATGGCGGTCTGGGCAAACATGTTCTGGAACGCGCCTTCTCACATGCAGGCAAAGATTTTGACGAAGCTGCGCTTGAAGCACACATCAAAAAGTTCAGCATGGAGAACACGCTGGACCTGCTCGTTGCAGTTGGTCGCGGAGACATTCCGGCCAGCACAGTTTTGGAAGTCGCGTATCCAGACTACGCACCGGCACAAAGCGCCGAACGCAGCCCAAGTTCCCCTCCGGCAGCGGGCACAGCCTCTGAAGGCTGGTTTGATCTGGACAAAGGCAGCTCGGTCAAATTCAAGATACCCGAAGGATCAGCACAGGCAAGCGAGAGCGGCTCCCTACCAATCCGCGGCATGTCAGGCTCTCTCCCGGTCCGCTTTGCCCCAAGTGGCGGCGCTGTACCGGGTGATCGCATCGTCGGTATTCTAACACCGGGTGTTGGCATCACTATTTACCCGATCCAGTCTCCCGATTTGAAGGAATTTGATGACCAACCGGAACGCTGGCTTGATGTTCGCTGGGACATAGATCCCAACGCACCCGAACGCTTCCCGGCACAAATCAGCGTATTTGCTGTCAACGAACCAGGCTCTCTGGCAGCCATAACAAAAGTCATCGGCGATCATCGCGGCAACATTGATAATATCAAAATGATCCGAAAAGCATCCGATTTTCATGAGATGCTAATTGATCTTGAGGTATGGGATCTAAAGCACTTGAATCTGATCCTGAACCAACTGCGCGCCAAACCCAATGTATCCGAGTCACAAAGGGTGAATGGCTAG
- a CDS encoding phosphoribosyltransferase family protein has translation MDQNSVLDVFRETKALKEGHFILPSGWHSSTYLRRQKLLEYPDKVEILAAQLVKKIAASNILNFSHIVSPSLGGLIVSLQVARIMQKRALWIRRESGYLTTGPASIPPKSNILIVQDVVATGHLCLSTIEALRSLNINSVGIGCFIDRSHKDTELGVPLISLAPLKLPVYAADKLPEELAAIPAIQTTPIEPFNWRD, from the coding sequence ATGGACCAAAATTCAGTCCTGGACGTATTTAGAGAAACAAAAGCCCTGAAGGAAGGACACTTCATCCTCCCTTCAGGCTGGCACAGCTCAACCTACCTGCGCCGGCAAAAACTGTTGGAATACCCTGACAAGGTAGAAATTCTGGCAGCTCAGCTTGTCAAAAAGATCGCTGCGAGTAACATCCTGAATTTCAGCCACATCGTCTCCCCCAGCTTGGGAGGGCTGATCGTTTCCCTGCAGGTCGCAAGAATCATGCAAAAACGCGCACTCTGGATCCGGCGGGAGAGCGGATATTTGACAACTGGGCCGGCAAGTATCCCTCCAAAGTCAAATATACTTATAGTTCAAGATGTTGTAGCCACGGGTCATCTATGCCTTTCCACAATAGAAGCACTGCGATCACTCAACATTAACAGTGTTGGTATTGGTTGTTTTATCGATCGGAGCCATAAAGATACAGAATTAGGAGTACCCCTAATATCCCTTGCTCCATTGAAACTACCGGTGTATGCAGCCGATAAACTACCAGAAGAGCTAGCTGCAATACCGGCGATACAAACAACCCCTATCGAACCATTCAATTGGCGCGATTGA
- a CDS encoding DUF2062 domain-containing protein yields MIFKRREKPHRIERIRVAVWPRHSWSRSIKYFSKRVLRLSASPQKIAAGFAAGAAASFTPFIGFHFILSFVFAYILRGNFLAAALGTAVGNPLTFPLIWASTYKVGLYIMAETDRPLPKFGDKLNPSMLSQSLDTIWPVLKPMLIGAVPLGLITGVLSYFIILGSVSTYQKARARRFRLKRKLVAKNKATASKD; encoded by the coding sequence ATGATTTTTAAACGGCGGGAAAAACCACATAGAATTGAGCGAATTCGCGTAGCCGTTTGGCCGCGACACAGTTGGTCGCGCTCCATCAAGTATTTTTCAAAGCGTGTACTCCGCCTTTCAGCCAGCCCTCAAAAAATCGCAGCTGGATTCGCAGCTGGTGCTGCGGCCTCTTTTACTCCGTTTATCGGCTTTCACTTTATCCTGAGCTTTGTATTTGCCTACATCTTGCGCGGCAACTTTCTTGCCGCAGCATTAGGCACAGCCGTCGGCAACCCCCTCACCTTTCCGCTTATCTGGGCCAGCACGTATAAGGTCGGTCTTTATATTATGGCAGAGACGGATCGCCCCCTGCCAAAATTCGGTGATAAGCTCAATCCATCCATGCTATCTCAATCACTGGACACAATCTGGCCAGTGCTAAAACCGATGCTGATTGGCGCTGTTCCACTCGGTCTAATAACCGGTGTACTGTCCTACTTCATCATATTAGGTTCTGTTTCTACCTACCAAAAAGCAAGAGCGCGCCGCTTCCGTTTAAAAAGAAAACTTGTTGCGAAAAACAAAGCAACTGCTTCCAAAGACTGA
- the acpS gene encoding holo-ACP synthase has product MIIGIGSDLSDIRRIEKTLSRFPDRFTKRVFTEIERAKAEARANKAATYAKRFAAKEACSKALGTGLSMGVAWKEMGVVNLPSGKPTMHLTGGAKERLDKLVPDGFVPRIDLTITDDYPLAQAFVVISAWPKDWPTLEP; this is encoded by the coding sequence ATGATAATCGGCATCGGCAGCGATTTGAGCGACATTCGCCGGATCGAAAAAACACTATCAAGATTTCCAGACCGCTTCACCAAACGCGTTTTCACAGAGATTGAACGTGCCAAAGCAGAAGCCCGGGCTAACAAAGCAGCAACCTATGCAAAAAGGTTTGCGGCAAAAGAAGCCTGCTCCAAAGCCTTAGGGACTGGCCTGTCTATGGGTGTAGCCTGGAAGGAAATGGGTGTCGTCAATCTACCAAGCGGCAAACCAACGATGCATTTAACCGGCGGCGCGAAAGAAAGACTGGATAAACTGGTACCAGATGGTTTCGTGCCACGAATTGACCTTACAATTACGGATGACTACCCGCTGGCTCAGGCATTTGTCGTAATTTCGGCATGGCCAAAAGATTGGCCAACCTTAGAGCCGTGA
- the lepB gene encoding signal peptidase I — MSQSKDKEQEGGVYETIKVIAQALLLALVVRTFLFQPFFIPSGSMKDTLLIGDYLFVSKYSYGYSKYSFPFGLAPFAGRVWGDAPERGDIAVFKLPKDNATDYIKRVIGLPGDEIQVTKSVLYINGEAVERKRIDDYIEKDAYGNIRKVPRYVETLPNGVSYQTLDLTNSGPLDNTPVYRVPADRFFMMGDNRDNSQDSRVLSEVGYVPYENFVGRAEIIFFSVEEGQAAWMFWKWPWSVRWDRLGDVL; from the coding sequence ATGAGCCAATCCAAAGATAAGGAGCAGGAAGGCGGCGTATATGAGACCATCAAGGTCATCGCCCAAGCTCTGCTGCTCGCTCTGGTTGTTAGAACGTTTCTTTTTCAGCCGTTTTTTATTCCTTCAGGCTCAATGAAAGATACTTTACTGATTGGTGACTACCTCTTTGTTTCCAAATACAGCTATGGCTACTCTAAATACTCCTTCCCGTTTGGTCTTGCACCATTTGCGGGGCGCGTCTGGGGTGACGCACCTGAGCGCGGTGATATTGCCGTGTTCAAATTGCCAAAGGACAACGCCACCGACTACATAAAGCGTGTGATCGGTTTGCCTGGCGATGAGATTCAGGTGACAAAAAGCGTGCTCTACATCAACGGAGAAGCCGTTGAACGGAAACGCATTGACGATTACATTGAGAAAGACGCCTACGGCAACATCCGCAAGGTGCCACGTTATGTCGAAACACTGCCGAATGGTGTTAGCTACCAGACATTGGACCTGACAAACTCAGGCCCGCTGGACAACACACCTGTTTACCGTGTCCCGGCAGACCGGTTTTTCATGATGGGTGATAACAGAGATAACTCGCAGGACAGCCGGGTACTCTCCGAAGTTGGCTATGTGCCATATGAGAATTTTGTTGGCCGCGCAGAAATTATCTTCTTCTCCGTAGAAGAAGGTCAGGCAGCCTGGATGTTCTGGAAGTGGCCTTGGTCTGTTCGTTGGGA